CCGGAAGATCTATTAGGCTATGGACCTCGACTACACGAGCTTATGGACGGCAATCATGATGGCTGATCTTTCTTTTCCACTAGCCATGATCAAAGAAGAAGGGCCGGACACCTTTAGCCAGACACCCACAcagatttaataaataatttgtatCAACCAATTAACCTCTCTTTAGGCTGGTTTAGTATAAAGTAAACACAAGGAATTCAAATCTCTTTTATAAGTATATGTATGGACTGAATTTGGATTGTCCTTATACAATTCCTTTACTAGTATTACAtgctatatgcagctgctttattTCAATCCAtgaacagcttaggaacaataCTGTTCTTTATCCATGtacagcttaggaacaatgaTGTTCTTTATCCATGAACAACTTAGGAACAATGATGTTCTTTATCTAGTGATTCATATGTTGCTTACTACATCagtatctaatttctttcttatgaccagacctttatcaatttcaaatttgtgtagcagcatccaccacataggagtttatctctttATAATATGTTCCATGGTCTATGTGtgtatccttgtgtaacaagctatgatctaatgttgttagtaggaaaacatgaacacctttacaccttgtgatcatgtaccatctctcacggtttcttatTCCTCATAAgacccatctatttcactggtttatcagatggcgttttTGTATATGTGTATGACCAATACGCCTATCTTTTCTTTAGATactttaaaccccacgtttatcttttcaatctaatctttaatctttatgagtactctttcgtgggttcatgatcctcgttaatatctttaaactcaagtgctactctcttatgtatttttatacaaatatatatcttaTGTGTTGACACTTATGTATATGGTTCCATTGTGTTCCATACATGATCTAAtcgatttgagatttcattatctaggACCTTTGTCACCTAGCAGCTTGGCATCCCAAGCTACAtagtttggtaccttagatgtgtagctgcacagccttttctcaatgtctggtatggtttctcttatgacctcggatttgtcattttatgcacctttctcttttctttctgaggttcctttatcttatggaacacattggtctatcttgtatagactctgtagcaacttgactgtgtttCTTTCTACGACATCAAAAtcgtttggtgctaagctggttatgacttagtcattcttttcttttcttttcgggtcagtgtctggcatctcgattagctagctttgtataaCTTTTACTTTCTTTGTTTGGACGTTTATAATCATattctctagtccgaggatctttgccaagacaatgatggttgataccataCTATTTCTCTTTATCATTCTTTTCTTTGTACCAGCTTATAACTTTCTCCttctaatgttggatagtcggattcattGGTCATacaatccgtgtacctggccacaatctgatcacccatatttggctcaaggtctctTTAAGACTCGTGGGAGAAGTCATTCttttatccaacatatattcccaatcctcttctgaggttccatcttagacggcacatatgtatgtggtggtttattcaaagtctcttaagatggtgtatgtctggtttatgacccgtattcaatctgagatgagaatatctatgctcacttatatggcctgatgcatcttaactttatatacatgtaaattcatgATGTCCCTAAGATTTAGGATGGATGTCCGaaccttataggtaatggcctgCACGGCCAAGCCGTTTATAGCATAGTCATAGACCATGCATGGTACACGAATTTGTAGTGTGGTGATGGATTTAGGATTTTATCttctctctccccctcatgaacatactataaTTTCGTGATGCTTAGGACAAtcaagcctaatgagtttcccttgtgtacatgttacacaacgtgagatctttatgggataactctgtgTGCCTTTCAATaacaatctttgcatcaagttttagactaggatggctaatccagtCGTgccataaaagtatataatttcgtgggatatatcagtatggtcaccacggctcttgcctcttatcatactgatctgtagcatagttttgattAGTAGAGTACGTaggtatagtcttgaccactttcttataaggtcttaggcgttttctttctttaaatctgaaggaacttgtttccttttgcccattgtttctatttggaaaccattttattataactcaatgggtcatacattcttgggtgtatataatgtCCTTTAGGCAATGCCTTGGCCATAGATTTCTTACTAGGCTACTATACCCGTACTataatgccctttaggcaatttctttatcaataaaatcattCACATTATTAAGCAAAATCAGGCAAGATATAATAGCAATGAACTCAAAGAATTTCATAACACAATAAGACAAGATGTCGATTTAAGtctttgagacaatcagaagtctcaaaatcCAAGAGGTCGTCCTTTTCAAGGTCGgaatcatcatcagcatcatacCCGATATCATGAACCATATGGGcttccgggttcttgttcttaagGCTCTCTTGATAGAGCTCACATAGATGTTTAGGGGTTCTacaattcttggcccaatggttaCTCATCCCGCATCTATGACAAGCTGATTTGGTCAAGTTagacggtttggatatgccgcctcgaccacggccataaCTGCCTCGGCCACAGCCATagctggaaccacgaccacggttattgtggtttcctagCCGGCCATATGAGTAGTTGTCACGGCCACGTCCTTTGTTTCTACTACGGCCTTTGTCGTGTGATCTCTTATCATCATGGACGTGGTTGCACTCTTTGAGATCTTTCTTTTCAGCCTCATTGGCTTCTGGTAATGCTGTTGTTCCGAtgggtctcatctcactgtttttcATCAGGAGTTCATTATTAGCCTCGGCCACGAgtaggcacgagatcagatcagtgtatgaggcgaagcctctctctctatactgCTGTTGTAGCAACACGTTCGTCGAATAGAACGTGGAGAATGTTTTATCAAGCAACTCTTTCTCGGTTACTTcctcaccacaaagtctcatcATTGAGACTATCTTAAACAATACTGAATTGTAttcatccacagacttatagtccatGAATCTGAGATTCTTCCACTCAAGTTTAGCCTTTGGTAATagcaccgttttctggtgatcatatcgtCGCTGTAAAGCGGTCCAAAGGTGTAGTGGATTCTCCATGGTGaggtactgatcttttagaccctCAATGAGATGGTGGCGTAGCCCTGTACCGATTCTTATCAGTCTCATTGTTGCCCTCGATGATAGCATCACCGAGTTCCTTTGACCTCAAGTTAATCTTTGTGTCAAGTGCCCATTGCAAATagttgtctccggagagattaagggcagCATAGTCTAGgtttgagattttcgacatctgaatcacattatcattcataatttagggtttcacaatgtgatcatgtggccgcaaGGCAATCAATAATTTTCGGCCACAATCAAGTCTTATACAATCATGTTTCAAAcaatctaatcgaccatggtgcgaTCAATCATTAGattatatatgtaacaaatagatcaggccacacggccatacaattttattatgcAAACTATTCAAGTTTATACGATCTATATGTCATGCTGGTTGATAATTAAAACAAGACGAATGCAATTCATATTCAGTTTTATATGTTATGCAAACAACCTTAATCAATTGGTTTCAATTATGAAATCTAGGGTTTTGATTTAAACAATACTAGAATTTGATTTTAGCAATATGTGatcaaggtttcaaggcctttaggatttAATTTCGAGATTCAGATTAtacaatcaatctatcaatcctacaacctcagatcatcaatcattcaatcaaaacaagaacaatctagaaacctcaatgatcaataGATCAGATAAGGACATCAAACAAAACCGATTTATGCTTTAGGGtttctagggtttcgattccaGATTGAGGGTTTCTTAATTCAGATCATaacaatcaataaaacaatcaatCATGTTCTAGGGAATCGATTTCAATCTAGTGATTATGAGATGATCAGTTTTAGGTTATAccaatttttagggttttatcaaGAACATAGGAtttccataataatggattagggttttagggtttgatcattatgttctcagattaaacGGTATACCTTTGTTTGTAGGGTTGAAACCGAACCACCAAAGAGAATGGATGAACCTCGAGCTGCACACggacggacgcgagctggctgtCGTCGGATGCGAGCTGAACGGGACGGGACGCGTCTGCTTCCTATCGGGTTCGCGAGCTGCTTCCTATCGGGTTTGCAAGCGGCTGGTCAGGATTACGAGCTGGTTAatcgggaacgcgagctggCTGTGATGCGAACGTGAAGCTGAGGTcatctaggatcaggaacaccttagGGTTGGAGCTGATAGGATGCTGACGAGTTGTAACGCGAGCTGAGAcgaattagggttcgtcgggatTAGGTTAAAGTCGCCGGCCAGGTTAAGGTTTAAGGGGTTGACGATTTTAGCTTAGATTGCAGAGAACAATCGTGTTGATAACGTATTGTAAAACGAAGGTTTTAGGTCTGAATATTTCTATGtttcattaatgaataagtgttcccttatataggggattacaagataagtaaaaaagaaagtatccaaaacctaaacccaCTAGGATTAGAAAAActactaatatataataatggaaagataacaattgcaaggaaaaggaaagatggtttccttttctccaagctgcctctctctctctccatgtcATGGCCGACTGTATCTCTCTCCAAGTCGTGGCCAACTCTCTTTCTAGTTGtatggaccggttatggaccggaccggttatggacatccactaattgatttataacagtAACCACTTTGTTCTTCCATTCTATTCCGATCAGAcgactattttttatcaaaatttgacCTATCAGTTTACAAACAGCTTTCATTGCATGTGCACGTAGTGGATTAACTACTATATATGGACTTGTTAAAGACGTCTTAAACGTGATCGTTGCATGTGCACTTTGTGGTGAAAAATTATGGCAAAATTAGTAAGTGATTTAGTGTAGTGCTTGTGAATCGTTTTATGTGCACGAcaatcctttatatattaaaagaaaaacatgattAAGCAAAATTCATGCCTGTGCTTCTCTTTGTGAAACCAAAATCATTGCCAACACAGAGAAACACAGAGATCGTTGCATGTGCACTtttacaaaaccaaaatatttgtaaaagtGAACCTGTTTCTCTGTGTTGGCAAAGATTTTggtgttcacactatattcgCCCACATGGTAGTTCTAAAAACATGATTGTTTTATCATTTAGTTCATAACGATCAACATACGTTTTTTGTCTATTGTCAAAAAGTGAGTTGATAATTGAAAAACAATACACGTGGTTGTAAACAATAAAgatagaagaagagaagaacgaCAAGCCATGGCGGGATTTGGGTCGAGTGTGAGAGTCCATCTGAGCCTTTACATCAAATAGAAACAGTGGATGGTTTTGAAGTTTCCATCTGAGTTTCGAGGATAACAACAAGCAATCTTTTAAGAAACATAGTGCATTGcagtaaatatacatataactaAAGAAAGATTAAAGCAAGACGCATGGTGGTGTTAGTTCAAGAGCACATGTTTCCAGTAAGAATTAAAATTAGACAGAAACGTTACCCTGGTGAAAGTTCATCGTCAAATATGACCGTTTCAAACGTCAAGAGCATTAAATTGCTTTTTTAACCTTTGAGGCCTTTCATCCATGTTATCTGTTCTAGGATTTGGGAAAACTAGCATGTGGTATACCATCATCGACATTAGCATCACAGTGGATCTAGAATCCAATTCTTACCAAGAGCAGCCAATACATAAGATAGCTAAAGAAGCTAACTTTTTACAGGTAGAACCATGGAAAATGGCTTATTCTCCTATGAACTAGTTGGTCCCGGCTTTTTCACACATGAACTTTTAAATCAtgccaaaaaccacatgaacaaTGAAAAAATGACTTATTCCCCTATGAACTAGTTGTTCCCGGCTATTTTACACACAAACTTTTAAGCCAtgccaaaaaccacatgaacaactctatttttttaattacatgcacaaactatcgattttaaactaatttccgTAAAACCGCAACGGTGTTATTTATACGTTAACTTGGTTTATGATAGGTGGAGAGACGGTTTAATTTGGGTTGATAAAAACAGAATACTACgtcgttttttttctttttcttcttctttttgtcaacttctcttcttcttcagaaatCGTTTTACTCTTCATTATCAATTGGggataaaatttattatcatGCAGAAGAATAAAACATTTTACATGATGCATAAAGAAAGAAGAGCAGCAAATACTAACTTACCAATCTCCATGTATTGTCACAAGAAACTATAAAATTGGCGTAGTCTAAGACGCTTGATTGGTTCTGTAAGCGGATGTTACTCTCAGGTTCCGGTCCTGCAGGGATTTATGTATTCTCCTCAATCCAGAAATTAATGTCATATGATCTCTTTATATGCTTTATGTCATATAACTCAAAAATATCTACCAAACCAGTTACTATGTCATATAACTCGAAAATGCaggataaatttttttgatccTCAATTGATGATGAAGAGTAAAACGatttttgaagaagaagagcagttgacaaaaagaagaagaataaaatgacatagtattctatttttattaaccTAAATGAAACCGACTATCTACCTGTCATAAACCAAGTTAACGTTTAAACAACACTATTTACGGTTTTAGGGGAACTAGTTTAAAATCGATAGTTTGTGTATgtaattcaaaaaatagaattgttcatgtggtttttggcaTGACTTAAAAGTTTGTGTGTGAAATAGCCGGAAACAACTAGTTCATAGgggaataaattatttttccaCTGTTCATTTGATTTTTGGTATGGTTTAAAAGTTCATGTGTGAAAAACCCGGGAACAACTAGTTCATAGGGGAATAAATCATTTTCTCGGTAGAACCAACACTAGACGTCTTTTAGTTACGTTATATTTCATCTTCAATGTGAATATTAAATATGATAGGAGATTCAATTCCATCGTTAATGTTCTTTACCTTTCTTGATAACTTACCCGATTTTCGAAGTGACGTATCTTGAGAGTGTCATTAAAGATCCAAATATAATCTTCAGTCATGCAAACATAACATGTTCATCATCATCTAATTGCAAAGGACTGTTTAATTGTTCTATATCACTACGTAACACATCAATACACCATATGTGTGCTATCTTTCAATCTCTTATGATGCCTAAatgttcttatttttttcctgGCAAAAGTTGAACAGTATCATGCATGTTTGTTTGATCCGTATGTAAGCAGAGACTTACATTAAAAGTTTCTATATGgttgttaatttttatatgtaaccAATGTAAGCCCATGTTActgacgaatttttttttttttttaatatgaaaaaatcCAAGTAGTATATTGTTTCACCGACATCATCACTGCAAATATTTTAGGGCATCTCCATCGCGAACTTAGGGGGAGGGAGAGGGGCGTGATTCcctatttcattatttatttttttttgatttaaaaataataatagtcgAACCAATCGTAAACTACCACGTGTCGTGCAGTCCGCAAAACAGTGATGAATCCGTATCACTGCAGAGACCTCACGCGACCTTGATTCACAAAAAatgaattattataataattttttttttgagaattgtGTGAACTTGAGCAATAATCCCCTAAAGGGGCGTGTTCTTATTACTTGGACAAATGGTGAATAATTAAGTATTTCCATATACTCATATACtaatatattgtttgtttttgggttgtgtacgtttttcaaattttattagtatactAAGTTAAGACCCATGCTTTGCGCGGAAtgaacattaaatatatatatatatatatatatatatattattttttttattatatgtttctaacatattatgaaataataaatatatattaattaattaaaaagtcagtaactattacttatataattaaatcggtgcgaacatataaataaattttactaatccaaaaaatattttttctatttgatatggtatataacaaaatttaaatgatagtaacatatatatagtatatgttatttttctatttgaaaAAGGGGCGCGATTCCCTATttcattattttgattttttttttttgtttgatttaaaaataataatagtcgAACCAATCGTAGACCGCCACGTGTTGTGGAGCCCGCAAAACAGTGATGAACCCGTATCACTGCAGAGACCTCACGCGACCTGGATTCACAAAAAGTggattattataataattttttttttgggaattgtGTGAACTTGAGCAATAATCTCCTAATGGGGGT
This region of Brassica napus cultivar Da-Ae chromosome C5, Da-Ae, whole genome shotgun sequence genomic DNA includes:
- the LOC125587328 gene encoding uncharacterized protein LOC125587328; this encodes MRLIRIGTGLRHHLIEGLKDQYLTMENPLHLWTALQRRYDHQKTVLLPKAKLEWKNLRFMDYKSVDEYNSVLFKIVSMMRLCGEEVTEKELLDKTFSTFYSTNVLLQQHEMRPIGTTALPEANEAEKKDLKECNHVHDDKRSHDKGRSRNKGRGRDNYSYGRLGNHNNRGRGSSYGCGRGSYGRGRGGISKPSNLTKSACHRCGMSNHWAKNCRTPKHLCELYQESLKNKNPEAHMVHDIGYDADDDSDLEKDDLLDFETSDCLKDLNRHLVLLCYEIL